Genomic window (Fusobacterium russii ATCC 25533):
GGGGTTGGTTTAGCAGCAATATTATTTGGTCCAACATTAACAAGTGTTTTAGGTCTAATAGTTCTCCTATTTCAAGCTATACTTTTGGCACATGGCGGGATAACAACATTGGGAGCTAATGTTTTCTCTATGGGAATAGTAGGGCCAATAGTTTCTTTCTTAGTTTATAAAAGTTTTAAAAAATCAACATCTCAAGGTTTTGCAGTATTTTTAGCAGCAGCTTTAGGGGATTTAGCAACATATGTAATAACATCACTACAATTAGCTATTGCTTTTCCGGATCCAGTAGGTGGAATAATAGCTTCACTACAAAAATTTATTGTAGTATTCGCAGTTACACAAATTCCATTAGCTATAAGTGAGGGCTTGATTACATTAATAGTCTTCAATATATTAATTAAATATAATAAAGAAACTTTAGATAGTTTAGAAGTTTTATAGTAGGAGGAGCAAAATGGAAAAAAGTATTTTGAAAAAAAATTTATTATTATTATTACTGGTTATAATTCTAGCTATATTTCCATTAGTTTATGCCAAGGACTCTGAATTTGGCGGAGCAGATGGACAAGCTGAAGAACTTATTACAGAGATAAAAGAAGATTATGAGCCATGGTTTGAATCTTTTTGGGAACCTCCTAGTGGGGAGATTGAAAGCCTTTTATTTGCTTTACAAGCGGCGATAGGAGCTGGATTTGTTTGTGGATATATAGGATATATAATGGGAAAACATAAAGGAAAAGAAAAATAATGGAGTCATTTGATAAAATAGCTTATACAAGCAAAATTTTAAAAAATAATCCGAATGAAAAAATGCTATTTTCAATTTTAACATTGATAACAACTTTGTTTCTAAATAATAACTATATATCAGCAATAGTTCTATTGCTGATGTATTTTTTTATTGTATATATTGGGGGAATTAAAAATAAGATATTTTTTAAGCTCTTTACACTGCCTTTAATATTCTTATTTATAAGTATTATAAGTATTATGATAACTAAAGTTAGTCCCCTAAAAGAGTATATTTTTACATTTTCTATCGCTTCTTATGAATATGGAATTTCTAAAAATGCTATTTTAGATGGGTTAAGAATTGTTCTTAAAACATTGAGCTGTGTATCATGTCTATATTTCTTAATTTTAACAACGGCTGTAACAGATATACTTTATACTCTTGAAAAGATAAAACTACCCAAAATATTTATAGAATTAGTTGGATTAGTTTACAGGTATATTTTTGTTATTATAGAAGTATCGCAGTTGATATATATTAGCCAACACTCGAGATTGGGATATTCGAATATTAAGCGTTCTTTTAATTCTATGGGAAAGCTTATAAGCTCTCTATTTTTAAAAGCTTTAAAACAGGCGGATGAAAGTTTTGTTTCCTTAGAAGCTAGATGCT
Coding sequences:
- a CDS encoding energy-coupling factor ABC transporter permease; its protein translation is MKLKRMFVCVLFLTIQLNTYSMHIMEGFLPPSWSILWAVLCLPFLFLGLKSIKKKIELDPRAKMLIAMAGAFAFVLSALKIPSVTGSCSHPTGVGLAAILFGPTLTSVLGLIVLLFQAILLAHGGITTLGANVFSMGIVGPIVSFLVYKSFKKSTSQGFAVFLAAALGDLATYVITSLQLAIAFPDPVGGIIASLQKFIVVFAVTQIPLAISEGLITLIVFNILIKYNKETLDSLEVL
- the cbiQ gene encoding cobalt ECF transporter T component CbiQ; amino-acid sequence: MESFDKIAYTSKILKNNPNEKMLFSILTLITTLFLNNNYISAIVLLLMYFFIVYIGGIKNKIFFKLFTLPLIFLFISIISIMITKVSPLKEYIFTFSIASYEYGISKNAILDGLRIVLKTLSCVSCLYFLILTTAVTDILYTLEKIKLPKIFIELVGLVYRYIFVIIEVSQLIYISQHSRLGYSNIKRSFNSMGKLISSLFLKALKQADESFVSLEARCYNGEIKFINQNYISSKKNIILIIILNLTFVLFNLFYIS
- a CDS encoding energy-coupling factor ABC transporter substrate-binding protein — translated: MEKSILKKNLLLLLLVIILAIFPLVYAKDSEFGGADGQAEELITEIKEDYEPWFESFWEPPSGEIESLLFALQAAIGAGFVCGYIGYIMGKHKGKEK